A single region of the Leptodactylus fuscus isolate aLepFus1 chromosome 5, aLepFus1.hap2, whole genome shotgun sequence genome encodes:
- the LOC142204345 gene encoding olfactory receptor 11A1-like, producing MNTETRITYLLHFLKVEFRNNSITSIILLGFPNLKNFTFLFFSLLVLIYCGTISGNLLIMVLYLVSKSLRSPMYFFITQLSLCDLLLTTDIVPVLLHTVLCRGIVISLIGCIIQFSVFALSDSSECLLLSVMSYDRYVAICNPLRYHSIMTHKFCVISVTGIWLACFIIALLYMTLMPSFHFCGPHVIDHYYCDFEPILQLSCSDTSMVHNLGLILGFFFVTIPFIVIVMSYVYIVIAILKIPSNTGRHKAFSTCSSHLTVVSIFYGTLLIVYYVPTRGQSLLIGKVLSMMYTVVTPLLNPIIYTLRNKDFNDAFHKLKQIF from the coding sequence ATGAATACAGAGACTCGTATAACTTATTTGTTGCACTTTCTTAAGGTGGAATTCAGAAACAATTCTATCACCTCCATTATTCTTCTGGGATTTCCTAATCTGAAGAActtcacatttctcttcttctctctgctGGTTCTTATATACTGTGGGACCATTTCTGGAAACCTTCTCATCATGGTCTTGTATTTAGTGAGTAAATCCCTTCGgtcccccatgtacttcttcatTACACAGCTCTCATTGTGTGACCTCCTGCTGACCACAGATATTGTCCCCGTCCTGCTTCACACTGTACTCTGTAGAGGGATTGTTATAAGTCTCATTGGTTGTATCATCCAGTTTTCTGTGTTTGCTCTATCAGACTCTTCGGAATGTCTTCTCCTGTCggtgatgtcctatgaccggtatgtggccatctgtaacccgCTCCGCTATCACTCCATCATGACTCATAAGTTCTGTGTGATATCAGTAACTGGCATTTGGTTAGCTTGTTTCATCATAGCTTTGCTCTATATGACTTTAATGCCTAGTTTCCATTTCTGTGGACCTCATGTCATTGACCATTACTACTGTGACTTTGAGCCCATACTGCAGCTCTCCTGCTCCGATACATCTATGGTTCATAATCTTGGTCTTATATTGGGATTTTTCTTTGTTACCATACCTTTTATAGTCATTGTCATGTCCTATGTGTACATTGTCATCGCTATTCTGAAGATCCCATCCAATACCGGAAGacataaagccttctccacctgcagctccCACCTCACTGTGGTCTCCATATTTTACGGGACATTactcattgtttattatgttccaacAAGAGGACAGTCCCTGCTTATTGGCAAGGTCTTGTCTATGATGTATACTGTGGTGACCCCACTGcttaaccccattatatacacccTGAGGAACAAAGACTTTAATGACGCTTTTCATAAACTGAAGCAAATTTTCTAA